In Apium graveolens cultivar Ventura chromosome 10, ASM990537v1, whole genome shotgun sequence, the following are encoded in one genomic region:
- the LOC141692293 gene encoding mitochondrial acidic protein mam33, translating to MPRVTTAIMKLSRTCNSHLLKVLQSESAHELVSNRFKNDITEPVGDFVVDWDSPRSEDVVLRKKCDSGEELAVTALLGEETIEDDVWLPREALMKVCIKKPGLSSILQFDCGVFSKAEDGIEFDIRHAYYLPSASSFTSSLYRGPLFSTLDPQLQDELKQYLVTKGIGKSLTNFLLVHLHKKEQNQYENWLEKLKVYVAQGQGSES from the exons ATGCCTCGAGTAACAACAGCAATAATGAAGCTGAGTCGAACATGTAATTCACACCTTCTCAAGGTCCTGCAATCCGAGTCCGCTCACGAGCTTGTCTCTAACCGTTTCAAG AATGATATAACTGAACCAGTGGGAGATTTCGTGGTGGACTGGGATTCTCCTCGTTCTGAAGATGTTGTTTTGAGGAAGAAGTGTGATTCAGGTGAGGAACTTGCTGTTACTGCTTTGCTTGGTGAAGAAACCATTGAAGACGATGTTTGGCTTCCTAGGGAAGCTTTGATGAAGGTGTGCATAAAAAAGCCGGGATTGAGCTCTATATTGCAGTTTGACTGTGGAGTTTTCAGTAAAGCTGAAGATGGCATTGAGTTCGATATTCGTCATGCCTACTATCTTCCATCAGCAAGCAGTTTCACATCTTCACTATATAGAGGTCCTTTGTTTAG TACATTGGATCCTCAGTTGCAGGATGAACTCAAGCAGTATTTAGTGACCAAGGGAATTGGGAAAAGCCTCACCAACTTCCTCCTTGTCCACCTACATAAGAAGGAACAAAATCAGTACGAGAACTGGTTGGAAAAATTGAAAGTGTATGTAGCTCAAGGCCAAGGGAGTGAGTCTTAG
- the LOC141689105 gene encoding putative calcium-transporting ATPase 11, plasma membrane-type, whose translation MEKRYLKDFDFPAKHPTEEAQLRWRNAVGIVKNPRRRFRHIVDLAKRNEQKLKVRKIQENLRLLVTTIKVAHKFIDVLKPSNEAIGAGYKIHPDKIAKIVRSRDIKGLEDHQGVNGLAAEVNVSLEEGVKENELTDRQEIFGFNRYTEKPSKSFWLFVWEALHDLTLIILIVCAVVSIGVGLATEGLPKGMYDGLGIILSIFLVVMVTATSDYNQSLQFKDLDKEKKKIFVHVTRDGTRKKVSIFDLVVGDVVHLSIGDQVPADGLFISGYSLLIDESSLSGESEPVNVNEKNPFLLAGTKVQDGSGKMLVTTVGMRTEWGKLMETLSEGGEDETPLQVKLNGVATIIGKIGLIFAVLTFSVLTVRFIVEKAIHHELTTWTSVDAMKLLNYFATAVTIIVVAVPEGLPLAVTLSLAFAMKKLMNDKALVRHLSACETMGSATCICTDKTGTLTTNHMVVDKIWMYGKSEGIKDGESQNINSSEVSENVLPFLLQAIFQNTASEVVKNTNGKNSILGTPTESALLEYGLLLGGDFDAQRREIKMLKVEPFNSVKKTMSVLVALPDKRTRAFCKGASEIILGMCDKIIDSNGETVDLSEELVQNITDVINGFACDALRTLCLAFNDTDNSCDGSSLPDSSYTLIAVVGIKDPVRPGVRDAVRTCLAAGITVRMVTGDNINTAKAIAKECGILTEGGLAIEGPDFRNKSPDELKAIVPHIQVMARSLPLDKHKLVTNLRSIHKEVVAVTGDGTNDAPALHEADIGLAMGIAGTEVAKENADVIILDDNFSTIVNVAKWGRAVYINIQKFVQFQLTVNVVALMINFISACISGSAPLTAVQLLWVNLIMDTLGALALATEPPHDGLMSRPPVGRGVSFITRAMWRNIAGQSVYQMAVLFVFNFAGKQILGLNGSDATIILNTFIFNTFVFCQVFNEINSRDIEKINIFRGMFSSWVFIGVMLATVIFQVIIVEFLGAFASTVPLSWQLWVLSILIGFVGMPIAVVLKCIPVERGVAKHHDGYDRLSTGPEAV comes from the exons ATGGAGAAACGTTATCTGAAGGACTTTGATTTTCCGGCGAAGCATCCGACGGAGGAAGCGCAGTTGCGGTGGAGAAACGCCGTTGGGATTGTGAAGAATCCTCGCCGTCGGTTCCGTCACATTGTCGATCTCGCTAAACGCAATGAACAGAAGCTCAAGGTTCGAAAAATTCAG GAAAACTTGCGACTTCTTGTTACAACAATTAAGGTGGCACACAAGTTTATTGACG TCTTAAAGCCCTCCAATGAGGCTATAGGTGCAGGTTATAAAATTCACCCAGATAAAATTGCAAAGATTGTGAGAAGCCGTGATATTAAGGGCTTAGAAGACCATCAGGGAGTAAATGGATTGGCTGCTGAAGTAAATGTCTCACTGGAGGAGGGAGTTAAAGAAAATGAGTTGACAGATCGGCAAGAGATCTTTGGCTTCAACAGATATACTGAAAAACCATCTAAAAGTTTTTGGCTGTTTGTCTGGGAGGCTTTACACGATTTAACCCTTATTATCCTAATTGTTTGTGCTGTGGTCTCTATAGGTGTGGGACTTGCCACTGAAGGTTTGCCAAAAGGCATGTACGATGGGTTAGGGATCATACTTAGTATTTTTCTGGTAGTCATGGTGACTGCAACTAGTGATTATAATCAATCCTTGCAGTTTAAAGATTTGGACAAGGAAAAGAAGAAGATATTTGTTCACGTCACAAGAGATGGAACTAGAAAAAAGGTGTCCATATTTGACCTGGTTGTTGGGGATGTTGTCCACTTATCCATTGGAGATCAAGTTCCAGCTGATGGATTGTTTATATCGGGATACAGCCTGTTGATTGACGAGTCAAGCTTGTCCGGTGAGAGTGAGCCAGTAAATGTAAATGAGAAAAATCCTTTTCTACTTGCAGGGACTAAGGTGCAAGATGGTTCAGGTAAGATGCTGGTGACCACTGTTGGTATGCGAACTGAATGGGGCAAGTTGATGGAAACATTGAGTGAAGGGGGCGAAGATGAGACTCCACTACAGGTGAAGCTGAATGGTGTTGCTACAATCATAGGCAAGATTGGCTTGATTTTTGCTGTGCTTACATTCTCTGTTTTGACAGTAAGATTTATAGTGGAGAAAGCAATTCACCATGAGTTAACCACTTGGACTTCAGTTGACGCTATGAAGCTTTTGAATTACTTTGCTACTGCAGTAACTATTATTGTTGTTGCTGTTCCAGAAGGACTACCTTTGGCAGTGACATTGAGCCTTGCCTTTGCAATGAAGAAATTAATGAATGATAAGGCACTTGTGAGGCATCTTTCTGCATGTGAGACAATGGGTTCTGCTACTTGCATTTGCACAGACAAAACAGGAACACTAACAACAAATCATATGGTTGTTGATAAGATATGGATGTATGGGAAATCTGAAGGGATAAAAGATGGTGAAAGCCAAAATATCAATTCTTCAGAAGTATCAGAAAATGTATTACCCTTTCTCTTGCAGGCTATATTTCAAAATACTGCTTCAGAGGTGGTCAAGAATACTAATGGAAAGAATTCAATACTAGGTACCCCGACAGAATCAGCACTTCTAGAATACGGATTGCTACTGGGTGGTGATTTTGATGCGCAACGTCGAGAAATCAAGATGCTTAAAGTTGAACCTTTCAATTCTGTCAAAAAGACGATGTCTGTTCTGGTGGCCCTTCCAGATAAAAGAACTAGAGCTTTTTGTAAAGGTGCATCGGAAATTATTTTGGGAATGTGTGATAAAATAATTGACTCCAATGGGGAAACGGTTGACCTGTCAGAGGAATTAGTACAAAACATTACAGATGTCATCAATGGTTTTGCCTGTGATGCTTTAAGAACACTGTGTTTGGCATTTAACGATACTGATAACAGTTGTGATGGGAGCAGTTTGCCTGATAGTAGTTATACATTGATTGCAGTAGTTGGAATTAAGGATCCCGTACGCCCAGGGGTCAGGGATGCTGTTCGAACTTGTTTGGCTGCTGGAATAACTGTGCGGATGGTCACTGGTGACAATATTAACACGGCGAAGGCCATAGCAAAAGAATGTGGAATACTCACCGAAGGTGGTTTGGCCATTGAAGGACCAGATTTTCGCAACAAAAGTCCAGACGAATTGAAGGCAATAGTACCACATATTCAG GTAATGGCTCGATCTTTGCCTTTGGACAAGCACAAGCTGGTAACGAATTTAAGGAGCATTCATAAAGAGGTGGTTGCGGTAACTGGTGATGGAACAAATGATGCCCCTGCTTTGCACGAAGCAGACATTGGACTTGCTATGGGTATAGCCGGGACAGAG GTTGCCAAAGAAAATGCGGATGTCATTATATTGGATGACAACTTTTCAACAATAGTTAATGTTGCCAAATGGGGACGTGCTgtatatataaacatccaaaagtTTGTTCAGTTTCAGCTTACTGTCAATGTTGTTGCTCTTATGATCAATTTCATTTCAGCATGCATCTCTG GATCTGCTCCCCTCACTGCTGTGCAGTTGCTTTGGGTCAATCTGATTATGGACACATTAGGTGCATTGGCACTAGCTACCGAACCACCACATGATGGACTGATGAGTAGACCCCCAGTGGGGAGGGGTGTTAGTTTTATAACCAGAGCAATGTGGAGAAACATAGCAGGTCAGAGTGTTTACCAAATGGCCGTTCTGTTCGTGTTCAATTTTGCAGGGAAGCAAATTCTGGGACTGAACGGTTCAGATGCTACGATAATTCTCAATACCTTCATATTCAATACTTTTGTATTCTGCCAG GTCTTCAATGAAATAAACAGCCGAGATATTGAAAAGATTAATATTTTCCGTGGCATGTTCAGTAGCTGGGTATTCATTGGTGTCATGTTGGCCACGGTGATATTTCAAGTTATCATAGTTGAGTTCCTAGGTGCCTTTGCCAGCACTGTGCCACTGAGTTGGCAGTTGTGGGTACTTAGCATCCTAATTGGATTTGTAGGCATGCCTATAGCAGTTGTTTTGAAGTGCATTCCTGTTGAAAGAGGAGTTGCCAAGCACCATGATGGTTATGATCGGCTCTCTACAGGACCTGAAGCCGTGTGA